Proteins encoded by one window of Mustela erminea isolate mMusErm1 chromosome 7, mMusErm1.Pri, whole genome shotgun sequence:
- the STPG4 gene encoding protein STPG4 isoform X2, with the protein MDQPIIAITSNSLREDMAPGSLKPVRKTSSVEREGWWRIALTNTPIPGTYHLKTFIEESLLNPVIATYNFKNEGRKRPPLVQRNNLVLNDLPLYAPPDFLDLLKKQLASYSFKDKPRSSASTPVYKDQSVKLSPGQYDLLPAPVPKHASRSFVFRSTVQRFPTGCFTPRKNFKRKVKQMKARSGPFM; encoded by the exons ATGGATCAGCCAATCATCGCCATCACGTCCAATTCTCTAAGGGAAGACATGGCACCTGGCAGTTTG aAACCAGTGCGAAAGACATCATCTGTTGAAAGAGAAGGATGGTGGAGAATAGCATTAACA AATACTCCTATCCCTGGCACTTACCACTTGAAAACTTTCATTGAAGAATCCCTATTAAATCCAGTGATAGCAACCTACAATTTTAAAAACGAAGGAAGGAAAAGACCACCTCTTGTGCAAAGAAACAATCTGGTACTAAATGACCTTCCCCTGTATGCACCTCCTGACTTCTTGGACTTGTTAAAGAAGCAGCTGGCCTCATACTCATTTAAAGACAAACCGAGGTCAAGTGCCAGCACGCCGGTTTACAAAGATCAG tcagttaagctctcACCAGGGCAGTATGATCTACTTCCTGCACCGGTTCCCAAGCACGCTTCCAG gaGCTTCGTATTTCGTTCTACAGTTCAAAGATTTCCAACAGGCTGCTTCACTCCT AggaaaaacttcaaaagaaaagtaaaacagatgAAGGCCAGAAGTGGACCATTCATGTAA